In the genome of Limanda limanda chromosome 15, fLimLim1.1, whole genome shotgun sequence, one region contains:
- the washc2c gene encoding WASH complex subunit 2 isoform X3: MSGLPQGMANGPSRSEHFGEDAQVWERPWTLEEMRQSSASWSLAADSGLFLFLQDFSQRMLSKTHEIEKQLDSLIRDTKATDSCLNSVFNDFLMLSNTQFIENRVYDEEVEDSGPKPDALEKQPEQEKTREQKEAELIPKMQEAVNYGLKVLESAFEHLDIKAGNSDSEDEEATDRVEAILEPKDLYADRPLPYLIGSQAFMEQEDVGLGDLSSDEMSVDSDRDSVIESEDGKEAVHSDEDFDQQEVEVHNNIKKKSSMLSYDDDDDEEEEEDEDSDIFGDSDKEEDEDNDDATKNTGPSSFADELAARIKGEPIKKPEGDRASLASKKKSKVRKEAKPSKSQAAEDDSDDMFKPPKMDYDDDDDDDDEFSPFGAKSGLFSGGKGLFDDEDEGDLFGEAPKPFVPEETKVMNESTKSKSQTAESAKPGKKIPAGAVQIFPDNSLFSSAKDSDSVESKENGTPAPKTSAPSKAVPAGAGVGGGGLFDDEEDDFFNAGKEKPKPKTAIDLFDEDDEDVDIFGNKLSAPVPAPSKKEAVVEQAKPPEKKMPAGAVSMFGPGTKRLMSEGRKKRQQSTSEESEKSENGPTPDVGKTTVKPFLNPKTRGLFSDDEEDTQVFPTIPRSQSKPEPTSQSKTNKTTLSFFDDEEEEDLFASATKSKPKPNQAKAPPLQPTNTVSSSLFSDDEDQWMSSKSNATKPESNTAGLKPSASAPSSLPGSKTSHKGSLFDHDEEDDLFAPTKESSQKKPHRVALLFEDEVDDNKEDKGSFFRNKPTVNTNTATPAAAKTPEVPSQSSSQSQKSEEVPVSRTVAEDKSPQPEKPDAKTPERLPSSAAVLVNSEVKKKPAGAVSLFGGINVLDHKKTKNLLDEDEGDDDFLSRDSPPPLVKKEEEKVITKTFSLFEDENEDESSWSDPIFTKPTGGNTQKPPEERPQTQSTGVFQDEELLFSHTQQKDNDPDVDLFATSGKSSKPSSGKTAAESLFADEDEDDLFSSTKPKAPPPIAEKPGKPTDRAPLASPESVLEIQANLKINPAALLPGAAPIKPGALNVLPGMGPSSSSGVSSSSLSPSPATTPVGPRMDSEAGVSFEAPIQVTMLQSAHKGRAKGAVQRRPQSRTARQQAAQRSVGDEEETKSGDVPAPNPRPSGSALPHKSSQKRASPTLPDSSALPALLTSSSSQPSLAEIPPRPSVLTLPVSTDTGKKDSGKRSLSTKVLPLSDVDDLFVSDNLFAVPSVTNTPSTRETTKMIQPQASSGVGQKKDNDKSTFPSIFDGNTNDLFQKVKPRSTTKKAQASSFLEDDDDDDIFGASSSSTPSSTSSKEIKSSISFLKQDIFQDEVATVPKVHNKHKENPLDASLFDDDIDIFADLMDTHKPKQKSKTKGEAKSIFDDKMDDIFSPSTAKPVTKAPNKSKKTSPSQETSAAADSSDIFDDPLNALGGN; this comes from the exons ATGAGTGGGTTGCCACAGGGAATGGCAAATGGCCCAAGCCGGAGTGAACACTTCGGGGAAGATGCTCAGGTTTGGGAGAGACCCTGGACTCTCGAAGAAATGCGACAGAGCAGTGCAAGTTGGTCTTTAGCAGCTGACTCAGGG ctcTTCCTGTTTCTTCAAGACTTTTCCCAGAGAATGCTGTCAAAGACTCATGAGATTGAAAAGCAGCTGGACAGTCTGATCCGAGACACCAAGGCCACAGACAGCTGCCTGAACTCTGTCTTTAATGACTTCCTCATGCTCTCCAACACGCAGTTTATAGAAAAT AGAGTTTAtgatgaagaggtggaggacAGTGGGCCGAAGCCTGATGCTTTGGAGAAACAGCCTGAGCAG GAGAAGACTCGAGAGCAGAAAGAGGCAGAGTTGATTCCTAAGATGCAGGAAGCTGTGAATTATGGTCTTAAAGTCCTGGAGTCAGCCTTCGAGCATCTGGACATTAAAGCAGGAAACTCTGACTCCGAGGACGAGGAGGCCACCGACAGAGTGGAGGCCATCCTTGAGCCCAAG gaTCTTTATGCGGACAGGCCTCTTCCATACCTGATTGGTTCCCAGGCTTTCATGGAACAAGAAGACGTTGGACTTGGTGACCTCTCAAGTGATG AAATGTCAGTTGACAGTGACAGAGACAGTGTGATCGAGAGTGAAGACGGCAAAGAAGCAGTT caTTCAGATGAGGATTTCGATCAGCAGGAAGTTGAAGTTCACAATAATATTAAGAAG AAATCGTCCATGTTGAGTtacgacgatgatgatgatgaggaggaggaagaggacgaggactcTGACATATTTGGAGACTCggacaaggaggaggatgaggataaTGATGATGCCACAAag AACACAGGCCCATCATCCTTTGCTGATGAGCTGGCAGCTCGAATCAAAGGTGAACCAATCAAAAAACCGGAGGGAGATCGTGCAT CACTGGCATCTAAGAAGAAAAGTAAAGTCAGAAAAGAAGCCAAGCCTTCAAAGTCACAGG CAGCTGAAGACGACAGTGATGACATGTTCAAACCACCAAAGATGGATtacgatgatgatgacgacgacGATGACGAGTTCTCTCCATTTGGAGCAAAGAGTGGCCTCTTCAGTGGAGGGAAAGGCCTGTTTGACGATGAGGATGag GGTGATCTTTTTGGTGAGGCACCAAAACCTTTTGTGCCTGAAGAGACAAAGGTGATGAATGAAAGCACAAAAAGCAAATCTCAAACTGCAG AATCTGCCAAACCTGGAAAGAAGATTCCAGCAGGTGCCGTTCAAATATTCCCAG ATAACAGCCTGTTCAGTTCAGCGAAGGACTCTGATTCTGTGGAGAGCAAGGAGAACGGAACTCCAGCTCCTAAGACCAGTGCTCCTTCCAAAGCAGTTCCTGCAGGagctggtgttggtggtggaggactgtttgatgatgaggaggatgactTTTTCAATG CTGGAAAGGAGAAACCCAAACCCAAGACGGCTATTGACCTTTTCGATGAAGATGACGAAGATGTTGACATATTCGGTAATAAGCTCAGTGCACCAGTTCCAGCTCCGAGCAAGAAGGAGGCTGTCGTAGAGCAGGCCAAACCTCCCGAGAAGAAG ATGCCAGCTGGGGCTGTCTCCATGTTTGGTCCTGGGACTAAAAGATTGATGAGCGAGGGCCGGAAAAAGCGACAGCAATCGACCAGCGAGGAGTCTGAGAAGTCTGAG AATGGGCCCACACCGGATGTTGGGAAAACTACTGTCAAGCCTTTTCTGAACCCCAAGACCAGAGGTCTCTTCtctgatgatgaggaagatACACAA GTCTTTCCAACAATTCCTAGAAGTCAATCTAAACCTGAACCTACAAGTCAGAGCAAAACCAACAAGACCACTTTGTCATTTTTTGAtgacgaggaagaagag GATCTGTTTGCATCTGCAACTAAATCTAAACCAAAACCGAATCAAGCTAAAGCCCCCCCACTGCAGCCCACTAATACTGTGTCCAGCTCCCTCTTCAGCGATGATGAG GACCAGTGGATGAGTTCCAAAAGTAATGCTACAAAGCCCGAGTCCAACACAGCAGGGTTAAAGCCCAGTGCCAGCGCCCCCTCCAGTCTCCCAGGTTCCAAAACATCTCATAAGGGCAGCCTCTTTGACCACGATGAGGAAGATGATCTGTTTGCTCCAACAAAAGAGTCAAG TCAGAAAAAGCCTCACAGAGTTGCGCTCTTGTTTGAAGATGAGGTCGATGATAATAAGGAAGATAAAGGATCCTTCTTTCGCAATAAACCTACTGTCAACACAAATACTGCAACACCAGCTGCTGCTAAA ACACCTGAGGTTCCCTCTCAGTCATCCTCCCAATCACAGAAATCGGAGGAGGTCCCAGTTTCTCGGACGGTGGCAGAGGACAAATCTCCACAGCCCGAGAAGCCAGATGCAAAGACTCCTGAGCGACTCCCATCATCAGCAGCGGTGTTGGTGAATAGTGAAGTTAAAAAGAAGCCCGCTGGAGCCGTCAGTCTCTTTGGAGGCATTAACGTTCTCGACCACAAGAAGACAAAGAACCTGttagatgaagatgaaggtgatgaCGACTTCCTCTCTAGAGACAGCCCGCCACCACTCGttaagaaggaggaagagaaagtcaTTACAAAAACTTTTAGTCTGTTTGAAGACGAGAATGAAGATGAATCCAGTTGGAGCGATCCCATTTTCACTAAACCTACGGGCGGAAACACACAAAAG CCCCCAGAAGAGCGACCACAGACGCAGAGCACGGGTGTGTTCCAGgacgaggagctgctgttcagtCACACGCAGCAGAAGGACAATGACCCAGATGTTGACCTCTTTGCCACCTCAGGGAAA AGCTCCAAGCCCAGCTCAGGGAagacagcagcagaaagtcTGTTTGCagacgaggatgaggatgacCTCTTCAGCTCCACCAAGCCAAAAGCTCCACCTCCG ATTGCAGAGAAACCCGGTAAACCTACTGACAGAGCTCCGCTGGCAAGCCCAGAATCTGTGTTAGAGATTCAG GCAAATCTGAAGATCAACCCTGCTGCTTTGCTTCCTGGTGCTGCCCCCATCAAGCCAGGCGCCCTAAATGTCCTCCCTGGCATGGgccccagctcctcctctgggGTGTCCAGCTCCAGCCTGAGTCCCAGTCCTGCCACGACTCCTGTAGGACCCCGGATGGACAGTGAGGCAGGAGTGAGCTTTGAAGCCCCGATCCAGGTTACAATGCTGCAGAGCGCACATAAG GGTCGTGCCAAAGGTGCGGTTCAACGCAGACCCCAGTCCAGAACGGCGAGACAGCAAGCTGCCCAGAGATCTGtgggggatgaagaggagaccAAGAGTGGAGATGTTCCTGCACCAAACCCCCGTCCATCTGGCTCAGCCTTACCACACAAATCCAGCCAGAAGCGAGCCAGTCCGACTCTACCTGACTCATCTGCACTTCCAGCCTTGctcacctcctcatcttctcaACCTTCACTCGCTGAAATCCCCCCCAGACCCTCTGTTCTCACGCTGCCAGTATCTACAGACACTGGAAAGAAAGACTCTGGTAAGCGCAGCCTCAGTACCAAGGTGTTGCCGTTGTCTGACGTGGACGACCTTTTTGTCTCCGACAATCTGTTTGCGGTCCCTTCAGTCACTAACACACCCTCCACCAGAGAAACCACCAAGATGATACAACCTCAGGCCAGTAGTGGGGTGGGACAGAAGAAGGACAACGACAAAAGCACATTCCCATCCATTTTTGATGGAAATACAAATGACCTTTTTCAAAAAGTCAAACCTAGGTCGACTACTAAGAAAGCCCAGGCGTCGTCCTTCTTAGaagatgacgatgacgatgacatCTTTGGAGCGAGCAGCAGCTCCACGCCCTCGTCCACCAGCAGTAAAGAAATCAAGAGCAGCATTAGTTTTTTGAAGCAGGACATCTTCCAG gATGAAGTAGCCACTGTGCCTAAAGTTCACAATAAGCACAAAGAGAATCCCCTTGATGCCAGCTTGTTCGACGACGACATAGACATTTTTGCTGACCTTATGGACACTCACAAACCAAAACAGAAATCCAAGACAAAGGGAGAGGCCAAGTCGATATTTGATGATAAAATGg ATGACATTTTCTCGCCAAGCACAGCAAAACCAGTGACAAAGGCTCCCAATAAATCAAAGAAGACGTCCCCATCACAGGAGACCAGTGCAGCCGCAGATTCTAGCGACATATTTGATGATCCACTTAATGCTCTTGGTGGGAACTGA